A section of the Dromaius novaehollandiae isolate bDroNov1 chromosome 6, bDroNov1.hap1, whole genome shotgun sequence genome encodes:
- the FAM204A gene encoding protein FAM204A isoform X1, producing the protein MWSGLLPPGLNESEVDLSSDDEDALDSAIFFSKEDTKEDIKTVQLCEFQKSKPESITISKPILISVTDGENECQTCPSGVSLNMWNKFVELQKKKHEMTTQANQGNRGKRRKRHRKEKLKKNDKEVTKSQQLANEDQWKELTQYFGINDRFESLVNSRAPQKSGLELSIEKSVAEGDIDKAEELSDRLAIRELGVKIAKAAACRNFVKAKQEAEAAQEARKKKKLAWGFEAKKRWETKSNMGYM; encoded by the exons ATGTGGAGTGGACTTTTACCTCCAGGACTGAATGAAAGTGAAGTTGACTTAAGTTCTGATGATGAAGATGCATTGGATAGTGCAATATTCTTCTCAAAGGAAGATACAAAAGAAGATATTAAAACAGTTCAGCTTTGTGAATTCCAGAAGAGCAAGCCTGAAAGCATCACCATCAGTAAACCCATTTTGATATCAGTGACAGATGGAGAAAATGAATGCCAAACATGCCCTTCTGGAGTTTCTTTAAATATGTGGAAT AAATTTGTGgagcttcagaagaaaaaacatgaaatgaCAACCCAAGCAAATCAGGGAAACAGAGGCAAAAGAAGAAAGCGCCACAGAAAAG aaaaactgaaaaagaacgATAAAGAAGTGACCAAGAG TCAACAGTTGGCAAATGAAGACCAATGGAAAGAGCTTACGCAATACTTTGGAATCAATGACAGATTTGAATCACTTGTGAATAGTAGGGCTCCACAAAAG tctgGTCTTGAACTTAGCATAGAGAAGTCTGTGGCTGAAGGTGACATTGATAAAGCTGAGGAGCTGAGTGATAGATTAGCCATTCGTGAG CTTGGAGTGAAAATCGCCAAAGCTGCTGCTTGCCGCAACTTTGTAAAAGCTAAACAAGAAGCAGAGGCTGCCCAAGAGGCTCGAAAGAAAAAGAAGCTTGCTTGGGG ATTTGAAGCTAAGAAAAGGTGGGAAACAAAAAGCAACATGGGATACATGTaa
- the FAM204A gene encoding protein FAM204A isoform X2: protein MWSGLLPPGLNESEVDLSSDDEDALDSAIFFSKEDTKEDIKTVQLCEFQKSKPESITISKPILISVTDGENECQTCPSGVSLNMWNKFVELQKKKHEMTTQANQGNRGKRRKRHRKEKLKKNDKEVTKSQQLANEDQWKELTQYFGINDRFESLVNSRAPQKSGLELSIEKSVAEGDIDKAEELSDRLAIRECYNIKHGTVL, encoded by the exons ATGTGGAGTGGACTTTTACCTCCAGGACTGAATGAAAGTGAAGTTGACTTAAGTTCTGATGATGAAGATGCATTGGATAGTGCAATATTCTTCTCAAAGGAAGATACAAAAGAAGATATTAAAACAGTTCAGCTTTGTGAATTCCAGAAGAGCAAGCCTGAAAGCATCACCATCAGTAAACCCATTTTGATATCAGTGACAGATGGAGAAAATGAATGCCAAACATGCCCTTCTGGAGTTTCTTTAAATATGTGGAAT AAATTTGTGgagcttcagaagaaaaaacatgaaatgaCAACCCAAGCAAATCAGGGAAACAGAGGCAAAAGAAGAAAGCGCCACAGAAAAG aaaaactgaaaaagaacgATAAAGAAGTGACCAAGAG TCAACAGTTGGCAAATGAAGACCAATGGAAAGAGCTTACGCAATACTTTGGAATCAATGACAGATTTGAATCACTTGTGAATAGTAGGGCTCCACAAAAG tctgGTCTTGAACTTAGCATAGAGAAGTCTGTGGCTGAAGGTGACATTGATAAAGCTGAGGAGCTGAGTGATAGATTAGCCATTCGTGAG TGCTACAACATCAAGCATGGAACTGTACTATGA